The Schistosoma mansoni, WGS project CABG00000000 data, supercontig 0276, strain Puerto Rico, whole genome shotgun sequence genome segment TAATGGTAATCAGTATTCCATTCAATATTTCATCATATGTACTATTACTTCGGTATTCAACGAAACGACTGTATCCAATTCATTGGCTTAATTCCTAAATATATCAATATACTGATATACACACTTGACATAGGCAGATGTTCTAagaatttgtatactcgggctgatgagcacctcccagtgtggttaagcgaaagtgtagtcaaaacggttaacagctctattttagcccatttagttcagacgcgacatagagccaacatcgagcaatctttcacaataatatatcgtgttaacagcagCCTAAATAATTCTGTCAGAATGAGAATTCTGCAGACGGCTAAGGctattgctattcggatcaaaatgccagagctttgcatccaaaagaaatatgctcagccgctccttttaccctgacCAACTTCAgcgtcaacttgttaataatcacttttataatatggtgacattaatttgattaatgttcattctcaacttatttcatatacacatcttaccagtcaatattattaaattcatttagtattgtttgttttgaatcttcccatcgatgtgttaggactgcaactggtcagtccctaattagcatatgtgcatactgtgtgtattgcctggATATAGCCTGAATTCACAATCATGGtacgcaaagatggatagtgactagcagtgtaatccagtttgacgcgcgtttcattctatttgggactcgtcagctggatatacctgcatctcagagttgatattcactctgcgactattattatcattattattatcccaCTTGCCAACCTttaagagaaatttattcagcatccaacCTTATTTACTAtttctgacctaattcatattattctacatattacgtaatttgcGATTTGTAATCCCACTGTTCTATCTCACTTTATGTCACCCTAATACAAACAATCTGTGATTcaaatgttacagtttcttaaatgatgtactctgctttaaacttggccaattttttatggattattgaaaagaatattcttagttcatataattgtgattTCGAATTTTGTTGACACTCTACATCATGTACGTCTGATTCGCACCATCCACAGAATGAATCGTTGATCATGTTTGGATAGGAGTTCAGCATTAACTTCTTTCAAGCCTTTTTACATCGCTGATAACTAACATTctcatcattgtacatttaaTCCATCAACATAAATGTTAAACACCATTAATCGTCTTAATTCCCTAGTTCACAAAATGAAACCTACTTCctgaaaaaaatattgttttcgagATCCAAGTATCGAATTCAACATTAATTGAATGAGGAATCATGTATATTGGAAAAGATCAATCAAAAAGGTTGTATAAATGATTGTTCTATTGTTCACACATTCATTGTAACCTTAGTCAAGTGTTGAATGTTTTCAGCAATTATATTGTATATGATTATgactatatttgaaataatattagTACTCGCCTTTCGGTACTTTCTCTCAAATAATGCTCAAGTTATAAAACATATTACGGCTTCATCATTGTAGTGATTATGATGCTTGCAGATAGTAATCATCATCTTTTATGTATGTTTGCATAGATTGATAAGATCACTACTTATATTTGCattagtagtattaatagtTTGATAGTAAATAAGAGACTGGTTGAATGATAAATTGACTGATAGGATAATTTAAGTTTAAGAGTAGTGTCTCAGTGTGGATAGATGTGAATCATCACGGGACTTGTCGTTAATTGAATGATGAGATTGTCCTAAATGACAGTCTTATACTTCAAATTAACGATCTGGTTTAGAGAGAACAATATTGTTGAAAGTGAGGAACCATAAGAAAATTTCAGTCATACAGATTAGAATTGACACAATGACACATACAACAGAAAGCTTGGTAAAGGTTATTGAATTCGACGTAGATGAGATGTTATTCTGACTTCGAAACGTCGCTACTGAAAAGTGATCACAATAATCATTACATCTAACTCTACGATATAGCTTACATAACATAGATATTTTATTACTCAGGACTCTTGAGCAACCGTCAGTGTACGATACATACTCATATAGGGATGTGAAGTTATTTAGATGAGCAAGGCAGGCTTTACTTTCTATGGGACTTGGCTTGAACAAGTTCGTAACTAGAAGCGGAAATACTGCCAAGTGTTAAGTGCTATGTAACAGTATACGGTGACTATCCAGCAAAGGTATAATGCAAAATGACATTGAACGAAGACAAATAGACATTCAGATTGGCTAAATGTAGAAATATTGATAATATGGTATTTAAGTAAGAAAGTCTATTGTATCCTATGGTTTTATTTTGTTGATCGCAAATCATGTTTCCGCGATACAACTTAGTCTGTTGTTGCGGCATTCGACCACTTACCGATGTTCGTGCAGGCGATGATGAAGGGCGCGTCCGTTTTGTTCAATCTAGTGTTTTACATAATTGGAacagtttattttgtagatattgtttattttttctccTTTTGTCATTTCGTCCTTTGGTTTACACAGGAATGATTCAAATGTCTTTGTTGGTTTTTGTACCACGCTTATTGCAAACGGCTTCAGTTAATACGTAATTCTTGAAATGTCTTTTAAACATGATAAAATGATCCGTTTGTTGGTTTCTGTACCTGACTTTGTTTCTGCTGACGCGTTTGGTTGATATTTGTTGGTGAAATTGCATAGGTAGTCATTCTTTTGAAGGATAGTCGATAGATATTTTATCTTTGTCTTCAGCGCTGCAAGTGTGCTGTAGCGTTTTCTCGCCCTGTTGAATAAAGTTTGTAAGCAGTTACTTTTACGCGTTCTTGGGTTGTTGCTACTGTAACCGAGAATTCGGTCTGTGTGGATCAGCTTCCGAAGTATATTAGTTTCTTGAATCGGTTCTGGTGACTAGTACATCTATGAATGATAGTTCGCTGTTTAACTCCTTTTCATTGCAAATTTTGTCATCGAAGACAATGGTAATCACTTATGATAATGGAAACGAGTATGGACAAAAAAACACGCATAATTTCATTACCTTCAGGTAATCTGAAGACTTCATTTTCAAGAGTTTCTTTTTAAAATGCTACGAGTTCATGGTTGTAGAATTTCTCCCATAGCAGCTTTCAAATTCTGTTTTTTCAAAGTAAAGAACTGTTCTTAGCTTGATATGCACGATCACATGCAATGGACGATATACTAGCAGATTGTAATGAACAATATAAACATTGAACGATACATcttataataatgaaataattgcCTCGACAGTAAACCCTCAGATCATCCTTCtcagtataaaataaatagCTATTTTAAACTATGAACAATCATAGAACCATAAATTCAAGCAATGAGAGATACAATCAagataaagaagtaaacaatgataggtttaaggtcaacaacaatcaatcaacatcgagatctacaggacaagctgtgagccaTATGTAATggaattcgaacacttcacttccacCTGAAGTTTCcactgatgatgtcattcagaagaacggTGAAATGTCCACGACCAACCCATATAGGTCAGAGTTTTTCAAAGTATCAAAGCTTTTATCCCTAGGGTTTAAACAAACTTGTTTAAACTGACtggtatttatttttatattttatcaagcgttaattCCAAAGGAATAATTCGTTTACATAACTATACCATTGACATTTCGCAAAGTAACAAAAACTTCAAGAACTTGTCCGTACATACAACTTATTTCAAAAAAGTCCACAAAGTTATAAAAGAGGATGAAGATCATTCAAGTTTCAATCGTGTGAAGTAATGGAGGTAATGGTAATGGTATTGAATGTTGATATATATCTgggatttcttcttttttcaaaagttttaaCAAAGCATCAGCATATTCACCATAGTAAATTCGCTTCACTTCATCGGACAGATATATTCCATATTAGGCTTTATACGCCTTATCTATTGTATGCAAATCTATCTGAAATATAATAAAGTAAGAATCATTAATACGACTTATACTTGTCATTAAAATGTAGTTACAACAAAAATACAAGACAaaatgcactgctgaggagtctcataatagaatgaaacagccattcagtgcttccaggtttcccatgaatgtctagcttcaattgactcatgatttcaatgatgaaaatactgaaatctccacaataccCTTTATGAACCAAAAACGTAGATAAACGGTAATCCATaacaattatcaataaaataatcaatatcagGTACAAAACGTGATCCAATCTAATGATCGGCTTATTAAGCACAACCTTTAATTTACAAGGATTTGCTCGGACGTTTGAGTATACAAAACGGTGCTTGCAAGCCAATAATGATGTATCTACCCTATCAAGGTTAAAATAAACCCTGAACATGGAATGTTGGTTCAATCTTTACACAGATAAAATGATCTAATAGAAATTGTATGAAAACTGTTAATGCAATGAAATTGTCGATGAATATCTGTTAGATGGCTTATTCGTTCCATAGAAGTAAAGAAATGTAGGACATTGAATGAAAAACTTTGAAGAAAATAATGATCATCACAACATTCACTTATGatagtggagcccatgtgtaccattggttcggaatcagagttttccaactctccaaggtggaatttccgtgtgcaccaactcggttaaggcgccgaacattcgcctttcgtcctctccaCTTcacaaacaacagtaatgccacgagaaggcagtgagtaggacttccctgacagaggctttatacgcgtggccatgtgagagcatttgaagagggagagcagactctccacactctcagccgtaccagggcatttcggGGCTTTCATACTTTTGCTTCAGTGCATGGATTCTAATATAAGATAAGAATGATGTGGATGAATAGTAGCTGATTACATAACACTTGACAGGAGTTTgcatgattttaaatatttatttagaactaTAATAATAACCTCAAAAGATTTATCACACACCCTGAAACCTCCTTTCAGCAGTCTGTGCAATTAATAAATATCTCTTctcaaaaagaaagaataatgaagaacaataatgaataataaatagtatACGAAAATCTACAAATCGTAAAATTGAATATTCCCTAATGCCAAAACCATGTAGTTCATTTATGTAGTAAGTCACACGGAAAACTTTCATCTATagcagtaaaacatgagaagaccaagagagatAAGGGGGAATCATTACACCAAGATAAAAAACTTTCGACATGTTTTGTACACGATCTGGAATAGTATAAACCACGAAAACACTGATCCAAAGTTCAATAACTGAATCCGATCACTAGGTATTCCTCTCTTTCTCTACCTTCTAGAATGTCGAATTTATTACAGCACAAATGACTATTCGTCAACCCCAGAAAAATGTGTTTACTATATGATTCACATGGTTTGAAAGACATGTGAATCTATATAGATACAAATTATCAAGATCTCTCACCTTTATACTTCCGtccaaataaattgaataaatgttAACATTGATAATGTTATAAGTAATCTGTATGAACTTACTTCAGAACGGAAAAGTAGGAAACGTTGAAcatccagaacatcaataagtTCTTTATGAAGCTCATCATGAATGAACGTAGCAAAGTACATTAGTTTGTTAATGGAGTAATTATCTGAAATTCAATATACATAGATAGAAGTTGTGCTGAGCTACACAACGGAGCTCAATAAAACGTCAAGCCAACGATGAGTATAATTTGATAAGTGTGTTACTAGATCAATCATCCTGTTTGAAATAAaagttcagaaggggttttgtggagatttcagtattttcatagttgaaagcatgattcaattgaagctagaccaccaaggattgaaaagcagtgaccagtggatttcaaaccatatctgttgtgagataggaacgcactgaagacaattgatgaacggttgctcaacttcgtggattggttgaagttagacacaaacaccatcggatgccggctcagtggtactAGAAGTTAAGCGCTAGCGCTATACtattaggtcctgggttcgaatctcgcgaggcgaggtcgtggatgcacactgctgaggagtcctacgatagaacgaaatggccacttagtgcttccaggttttccatgatggtctaccttcaattgactcatgctttgaactatgaaaatactgaaatctccacaaagcccctatctgaatataaaatataatcaaatcaTTAATGTTGGAATGACTAATATATAAAGTGTTAACTTggatcagtttataagtgaaatgaaattgtgagataaatgatcagaatatatatagttgacatgggggtgagagatagaaaaatgggattacaaatcagaaattacgtaatatatagaataatatgaattaggtcagatatagtagatgaggatggatgctgaataaatttctctagaaaggttagcaagtgtaataataatggtaatgacaatggtaagatgtgtagataaaataattaaacattaatcaaattacatCACcatattattaacaagttgaccctgaagttggccagtgTAAAAGGAGTGGCTGGGCATATTTTTTTGGGATTTAAAGCTCTGGCTTTTAGATCCGGATAGCAATCGCCTCAGACGGCTAAGACAAGCTTATGAAAACGAAGATTTCTTAGATGTTGTTTTAAATATTAAGATTTATTTTCAACCACAAAATTGTTTACCATGATTTTAAGTAGATGAATAAAAATCAGGTAATTTTCGTGTTTTATTTATGCCAAGTAAACTATGTATTTCATGTCGACACTATACAAGACACGTCAAGAAGCATATCCCTCACCTGATCAAAAATAGGAAGTGGTGGTTGATTAGTACCTGACTATCGTGGCTatcttaaccaatggttggagactctaggtgatatggctcagaatcaaccAAAATGGCGtatgtgtatacactctttatcttcccttaaaccttgagattaaaattgcttcatatctgcctTTCTTCCTGTAATATATCCTTATTTACAacctatattttatattttaccaccactaaattaactacttctatgaattcagtgttcatgttgttgtgctaacgaggtatggcaagttggaccgatgcataaatgtgcctggtcctacgttgtagataaCCGACTAATGAAATAGAGCTTTTATTGTACTGGATCATTTACATAATAACAGAAACTTACCAAaaaaacattgttttttttaatagagCTTTGttcactgagctggatggtttggtcatgagctatcatcaaaatcatccaccttagCTACAAAGCTTCTCCACcattgtgtttttattttcatcGAAAATCTCATCAGCGAATCCATAGTTTATGTATTTTGATTAATTCTTACGTGATTTTTATAACAGTAGATACATATTTTTCGGGTTACTGTGTTTTCTTAGacagttagttttctatgggatgggatcgctaaccctATACTAAACCCTTTTCTTTTATCTGGAACTAGCAGTAGCTCCAGAGGAACTCCACGTGGAGTTATACATATGTATCACTATATAGTATAACTGTTAAACATGTTTACATATACCTATTAACAACTTATTTGGATGAGGTGAATATTCATGGATTATGCTGTAGTTATTCAGGAGGTATTTTCTTAAGCATTCAAAATGAGGTAAATGATATATACGCTGAAAATGAGATCCATTCAATAAAAACTCTTATATTTACccgataaaaaaaattataccaGATTGATAGTACTTACACATTGCTACTAAAATATTATGGAGTTGACTAGACGTCCTACTTTCAAGAACTTCACCAAATTGTCTAACGGGTTTCTTTGAAATGATATATGGTAGGAAGAAACaaataaacgaaaaaaaatcaataactcaGAAAAGATTCAAAGATAAAGGATCGTTCTCGCAAGATGGTcatacttacttagttacttacacctgttactcccgatggagcataggccgccgaccagcattcttcaacacaCTCTGACCTGagtcttcttttctagttccatTCGtttttctcatgtttgtcttcaatgtgttctttggtctccctcttctcctttggccctcaggattccatgtgagggcttgtctcgtgaggCAATTGGGTGATTGCCTCAAAGTGTacccactggaatctggtttgttgtctcccacagtggaatgctgctgatagtgtctgatcaacgcatccgaagtatcttgcttagacaactattagtaaacacctgtatcttctggatgatgaccttCGTAGTTCCCCAAGTTTCcgccctatacagtagaaccgtcatgacatttgttttgaaaattctgattttggtgttgttagacaattgttttgagtctcagatgtttttcagttgtaaatatgctgctcttgctttgccgatcctcgccctcacatctgcatcagatccaccatgttcatcaatgatgctgcccagatatgtaaaggtttccacatcctccaaagcttctccgtcaagtgtaatttgattggtgcatattgtattgtatcggagagtcttgcttttccctttgtttatattgagacctactgctgctgaggctgctgctacactggtcgtcttctcctgcatttgttgttacgtttgtgatagaagagccagatcatctgcgaagtctaaatcgtccagctgcatcctgcctgttcactgtatcccgtgctctcctccagatgttgacgtttttataatccagtcgataaccagaagaaagaaaaagggTGAGATTAAGCAACCTtacctaacaccggtctttacctcgactGAGTCGGtaagttgtcctccatggacgatttgacagtttaatccatcataggagttccgtatgatattgactatcttctcaggcacgccgtagtgtcgaagaagcctccatagtaaTGTCAATATGGTaatacattgaaataactaTGAGGTTAAGAAAATGACATTTATAAAACTGCATGTATTAaccaatcaataaataaactttatagTATCAATTGACAGACATACTCGTTTATAAATCATGTTCATTCTTTGAAATTGAAATGGATCAAGTTTACATAGATGTTGACCAAGTTGCTGTCCTACATCTTTGCtgaaatcaaaaataaaattcataaacaaCGTTGTTAACAGGATTAGTTACAAGAGAttgacaaaaaaaataaatataaggaGAGAATTCAATGTTTTGACAAACAACTGGCTGACATATGAAGTTTCGGAACAAATTcggattttgattgagatcgtgAACCGATCGATATTAAACCACaattaaaaacttggaagcactgaaccgcCGTCTCGTTCTaatttgagactcttcagcactGCGTATCTACGATCCCGCGAGCGGaatctaacatcaatcagttCATGGTCTTAATTACAAACAtaataatcttcacaaaccaATACTGAAATTTCGATGTATTAGACATAGTTGCTATTAGTCACAAAAACGATGATTATTATTtgcttaaacacataaatattggttcaagcgccagatacatatgcgccgcacgaatcttatttgatttatgtgagggatgtgatGATGCCCAGGTGCCCTAACCGAAGCATGTGGTTTTATTAGAGGCCCACACTCGCAGCCttagacctaaaggtctgatccacaaggcagtggagcatcgagaggacatgcagtcccatggtagttggtgactaacaactggttcatatatcatttgttccctcaggatactgaagccagtctatgtgcaccatcggtttgaaatcagggttttccgactcccgtaggtggaacttccatgtccaccaacccggttaaatctcCTGTCGGAGATTCggttttcgttctctcaatttcgttaacaGAACCTCAGTGGCGAGAGGCAGTGAGTGGGagttccctgacagaggctatatacgcgtggccatgtaagaggatttggagaggaagagcagactctctccactctcgaccgtaccagggcattcgggggctcaCAAAAACCAACATCGTAACAAAATGTTCGAGGTACAAAAATCATTATCGTCTTAAGAATCAATAACTTCACCGAAAAAACATTTGTCACCAGTAGAGAAATTCTGGGATTCATATGTGTGTAATCATCAGTTGTCAGCTAATCATCTCAATATGTTCTCAGGCACCAAAAGTATGGttaagatatgtagatgacacctttgtcattataaaacggGACCATTTGGATGAACTGTTTTAACTTGTCAACAACTTTGATGAAAAAATCAAGTTCACCAAACAGTTGGAATCTCCTGAAAACAAATTACCTTTCGTAGACTGTTTAGTTGAAAGGAAAGATTATGATggcttaaaaattagtatattccgaaagccgacaaattcaggaaaatttctagattttaaatcGGCACATCCATACTCGACCAAAGTGAcagtagtcaaaaatatgattacatgagctcaaaaacttgtcagTGAACCAAACGATATGAAaagggaaataaatttaattacatctagactaatgatgaacaattattcaaaagattttattaaaagaataattaagaatgaaagaaaagacgacattgttaatacaaaaagattacagaaaaaggaatgggttaacacagtggtgatcccatatcggaaaGGTGTTTCAGAAGATATTagaagaatcttaaataatcaaaatataagagtaatttttcgaacaaacaatactctaagatcaaaattagtaagaattaaagaaCCAATTCATAAAGAAGAACATGAAAATTGTatctatgaaatcaaatgtagtgactgtaatgcaacgtatataggtgaaacatcaagacaactggATGTGAgagtgaaggaacacaaacaatgcttgaaacacattcctaaatcctcagatgataTAAGGAAACTGGAaaacaaatcagcgatagcattacattcgatagaatcgggtcatacaattgattttgtTCATAcaaaaatccttcaaaaagatttcaattcttacaaagaaagacaaacagctgaagccctatacatttgagctaatccaaacaatattattaggagagatggaatacaattagcagtgccatggcagctaatcattaataagtaataaccagaactccttaatgttttttatctaattcgtTTTACCTaaaaatgacaacaatttacactcaatgattctaatctgttgtcttatcggaatttgttaaagaattcattggaacattaaaatATGACACATACGTACAGTTTCAAAATTACCCTCTTCAAATCTCactcttttattttgtttaattatcttcatgttatacatactgtgacagatatgatccatatcacatatattacaaattgtatggtTTCCTTATAAAATCACTGATAAGTCCCATTATCtagtgtgaatgtaattttctcctctcaccacttacgttttttctatacaattatgttatatgaacactcatcatttcacaTCGCTTATCTCTTACACATACCGAGTTTGGACTTATTGTTAACGtggattggatgacctattcagggTATAATGAACCCGGAGAACCATAtactacctatttatattcgataattttgatgtttgatcatgattccttgaaaaagcttggatcagattgccaggGGAAACGTTgtatttactacaaattcattcgctgagatttt includes the following:
- a CDS encoding XP_018644697.1 yields the protein MNMIYKRKPVRQFGEVLESRTSSQLHNILVAMYNYSINKLMYFATFIHDELHKELIDVLDVQRFLLFRSEIDLHTIDKAYKA